In a single window of the Jaculus jaculus isolate mJacJac1 chromosome 9, mJacJac1.mat.Y.cur, whole genome shotgun sequence genome:
- the Coro6 gene encoding coronin-6 isoform X1, which produces MSRRVVRQSKFRHVFGQAAKADQTYEDIRVSKVTWDSSFCAVNPKFLAIIVEAGGGGAFIVLPLIKTGRVDKNYPLVTGHTAPVLDIDWCPHNDNVIASASDDTTVMVWQIPDYTPVRNITEPVITLEGHSKRVGILSWHPTARNVLLSAGGDNVIIIWNVGTGEVLLSLDEMHPDVIHSVCWNSNGSLLATTCKDKTLRIIDPRKSQVVAERARPHEGARPLRAVFTADGKLLSTGFSRMILLRRLKELALASPPGDAESLGVVCCDCMPTAQGNNFEEPVALQEMDTSNGVLLPFYDPDSSIVYLCGKGDSSIRYFEITDEPPFVHYLNTFSSKEPQRGMGFMPKRGLDVSKCEIARFYKLHERKCEPIVMTVPRKSDLFQDDLYPDTPGPEPALEADEWIAGQDAEPVLISLKDGYVPPKHRELRVTKRNILDVRPPSSGPRRSQSASDAPLSQQHTLETLLEEMKALRERVQAQEERITALENMLCELVDGTD; this is translated from the exons ATGAGCCGGCGTGTGGTTCGGCAGAGCAAGTTCCGCCACGTGTTTGGGCAGGCAGCAAAGGCAGACCAGACCTATGAGGACATCCGGGTTTCCAAGGTCACATGGGACAGTTCCTTCTGTGCAGTAAACCCCAAATTCCTGGCCATTATTGTGGAGGCCGGAGGTGGGGGTGCCTTCATCGTCCTGCCTCTAATCAAG ACAGGACGAGTGGATAAGAACTACCCATTGGTCACTGGGCACACTGCCCCTGTACTAGACATTGACTGGTGCCCACACAATGACAACGTCATTGCTAGTGCCTCAGATGACACCACTGTCATG GTGTGGCAGATTCCAGACTATACCCCCGTGCGCAACATCACAGAACCTGTCATCACGCTCGAGGGCCACTCCAAGCGCGTGGGCATCCTCTCTTGGCACCCTACTGCCAGGAACGTCCTACTCAGTGCAG GTGGTGACAATGTGATCATCATCTGGAATGTGGGCACCGGAGAGGTGCTGTTGAGCCTGGATGAAATGCACCCCGACGTCATCCACAGCGTGTGCTGGAACAGCAATGGTAGCCTACTAGCCACCACCTGCAAAGACAAGACCCTGCGCATAATTGACCCCCGAAAGAGCCAAGTGGTGGCG GAGCGAGCCCGGCCTCACGAGGGCGCCCGCCCGCTGCGGGCCGTCTTCACTGCAGACGGGAAGCTGCTCAGCACCGGCTTCAGCAGGATGA TTTTGCTGCGTCGCCTGAAGGAGCTCGCGCTGGCGTCCCCTCCCGGTGATGCCGAGTCCCTGGGGGTGGTTTGCTGTGACTGCATGCCAACTGCGCAGGGG AACAACTTCGAAGAGCCGGTGGCCCTGCAGGAGATGGACACAAGCAACGGAGTGTTACTGCCCTTCTACGACCCCGACTCCAGCATCGTCTACTTGTGCGGCAAG GGTGACAGCAGCATCCGGTACTTTGAAATTACGGACGAACCACCCTTCGTGCACTACCTGAACACGTTCAGCAGCAAGGAGCCGCAGCGGGGCATGGGTTTCATGCCCAAGCGGGGACTGGATGTCAGCAAGTGTGAGATCGCTCG GTTCTACAAGTTGCACGAACGAAAGTGTGAACCCATCGTCATGACTGTGCCTCGAAAG TCAGACCTGTTCCAGGACGATCTATACCCGGACACTCCAGGCCCAGAGCCAGCCCTGGAAGCGGATGAATGGATAGCAGGCCAGGACGCCGAGCCTGTGCTCATTTCGCTGAAGGACGGCTACGTGCCCCCCAAGCATCGCGAGCTCCGGGTCACCAAGCGCAACATCCTAGATGTGCGTCCACCCTCCTCTGGCCCCCGACGCAGCCAATCGGCTAGTGACGCCCCCTTGTCG CAGCAGCACACCCTGGAGACGCTCCTGGAGGAGATGAAGGCCCTTCGCGAGCGGGTGCAGGCCCAGGAGGAGCGCATCACGGCTTTGGAGAACATGTTGTGCGAGCTGGTGGACGGCACGGACTAG
- the Coro6 gene encoding coronin-6 isoform X3, with the protein MSRRVVRQSKFRHVFGQAAKADQTYEDIRVSKVTWDSSFCAVNPKFLAIIVEAGGGGAFIVLPLIKTGRVDKNYPLVTGHTAPVLDIDWCPHNDNVIASASDDTTVMVWQIPDYTPVRNITEPVITLEGHSKRVGILSWHPTARNVLLSAGGDNVIIIWNVGTGEVLLSLDEMHPDVIHSVCWNSNGSLLATTCKDKTLRIIDPRKSQVVAERARPHEGARPLRAVFTADGKLLSTGFSRMSERQVALWDPNNFEEPVALQEMDTSNGVLLPFYDPDSSIVYLCGKGDSSIRYFEITDEPPFVHYLNTFSSKEPQRGMGFMPKRGLDVSKCEIARFYKLHERKCEPIVMTVPRKSDLFQDDLYPDTPGPEPALEADEWIAGQDAEPVLISLKDGYVPPKHRELRVTKRNILDVRPPSSGPRRSQSASDAPLSQHTLETLLEEMKALRERVQAQEERITALENMLCELVDGTD; encoded by the exons ATGAGCCGGCGTGTGGTTCGGCAGAGCAAGTTCCGCCACGTGTTTGGGCAGGCAGCAAAGGCAGACCAGACCTATGAGGACATCCGGGTTTCCAAGGTCACATGGGACAGTTCCTTCTGTGCAGTAAACCCCAAATTCCTGGCCATTATTGTGGAGGCCGGAGGTGGGGGTGCCTTCATCGTCCTGCCTCTAATCAAG ACAGGACGAGTGGATAAGAACTACCCATTGGTCACTGGGCACACTGCCCCTGTACTAGACATTGACTGGTGCCCACACAATGACAACGTCATTGCTAGTGCCTCAGATGACACCACTGTCATG GTGTGGCAGATTCCAGACTATACCCCCGTGCGCAACATCACAGAACCTGTCATCACGCTCGAGGGCCACTCCAAGCGCGTGGGCATCCTCTCTTGGCACCCTACTGCCAGGAACGTCCTACTCAGTGCAG GTGGTGACAATGTGATCATCATCTGGAATGTGGGCACCGGAGAGGTGCTGTTGAGCCTGGATGAAATGCACCCCGACGTCATCCACAGCGTGTGCTGGAACAGCAATGGTAGCCTACTAGCCACCACCTGCAAAGACAAGACCCTGCGCATAATTGACCCCCGAAAGAGCCAAGTGGTGGCG GAGCGAGCCCGGCCTCACGAGGGCGCCCGCCCGCTGCGGGCCGTCTTCACTGCAGACGGGAAGCTGCTCAGCACCGGCTTCAGCAGGATGAGTGAGCGGCAAGTCGCACTCTGGGACCCG AACAACTTCGAAGAGCCGGTGGCCCTGCAGGAGATGGACACAAGCAACGGAGTGTTACTGCCCTTCTACGACCCCGACTCCAGCATCGTCTACTTGTGCGGCAAG GGTGACAGCAGCATCCGGTACTTTGAAATTACGGACGAACCACCCTTCGTGCACTACCTGAACACGTTCAGCAGCAAGGAGCCGCAGCGGGGCATGGGTTTCATGCCCAAGCGGGGACTGGATGTCAGCAAGTGTGAGATCGCTCG GTTCTACAAGTTGCACGAACGAAAGTGTGAACCCATCGTCATGACTGTGCCTCGAAAG TCAGACCTGTTCCAGGACGATCTATACCCGGACACTCCAGGCCCAGAGCCAGCCCTGGAAGCGGATGAATGGATAGCAGGCCAGGACGCCGAGCCTGTGCTCATTTCGCTGAAGGACGGCTACGTGCCCCCCAAGCATCGCGAGCTCCGGGTCACCAAGCGCAACATCCTAGATGTGCGTCCACCCTCCTCTGGCCCCCGACGCAGCCAATCGGCTAGTGACGCCCCCTTGTCG CAGCACACCCTGGAGACGCTCCTGGAGGAGATGAAGGCCCTTCGCGAGCGGGTGCAGGCCCAGGAGGAGCGCATCACGGCTTTGGAGAACATGTTGTGCGAGCTGGTGGACGGCACGGACTAG
- the Coro6 gene encoding coronin-6 isoform X2 — MSRRVVRQSKFRHVFGQAAKADQTYEDIRVSKVTWDSSFCAVNPKFLAIIVEAGGGGAFIVLPLIKTGRVDKNYPLVTGHTAPVLDIDWCPHNDNVIASASDDTTVMVWQIPDYTPVRNITEPVITLEGHSKRVGILSWHPTARNVLLSAGGDNVIIIWNVGTGEVLLSLDEMHPDVIHSVCWNSNGSLLATTCKDKTLRIIDPRKSQVVAERARPHEGARPLRAVFTADGKLLSTGFSRMSERQVALWDPNNFEEPVALQEMDTSNGVLLPFYDPDSSIVYLCGKGDSSIRYFEITDEPPFVHYLNTFSSKEPQRGMGFMPKRGLDVSKCEIARFYKLHERKCEPIVMTVPRKSDLFQDDLYPDTPGPEPALEADEWIAGQDAEPVLISLKDGYVPPKHRELRVTKRNILDVRPPSSGPRRSQSASDAPLSQQHTLETLLEEMKALRERVQAQEERITALENMLCELVDGTD, encoded by the exons ATGAGCCGGCGTGTGGTTCGGCAGAGCAAGTTCCGCCACGTGTTTGGGCAGGCAGCAAAGGCAGACCAGACCTATGAGGACATCCGGGTTTCCAAGGTCACATGGGACAGTTCCTTCTGTGCAGTAAACCCCAAATTCCTGGCCATTATTGTGGAGGCCGGAGGTGGGGGTGCCTTCATCGTCCTGCCTCTAATCAAG ACAGGACGAGTGGATAAGAACTACCCATTGGTCACTGGGCACACTGCCCCTGTACTAGACATTGACTGGTGCCCACACAATGACAACGTCATTGCTAGTGCCTCAGATGACACCACTGTCATG GTGTGGCAGATTCCAGACTATACCCCCGTGCGCAACATCACAGAACCTGTCATCACGCTCGAGGGCCACTCCAAGCGCGTGGGCATCCTCTCTTGGCACCCTACTGCCAGGAACGTCCTACTCAGTGCAG GTGGTGACAATGTGATCATCATCTGGAATGTGGGCACCGGAGAGGTGCTGTTGAGCCTGGATGAAATGCACCCCGACGTCATCCACAGCGTGTGCTGGAACAGCAATGGTAGCCTACTAGCCACCACCTGCAAAGACAAGACCCTGCGCATAATTGACCCCCGAAAGAGCCAAGTGGTGGCG GAGCGAGCCCGGCCTCACGAGGGCGCCCGCCCGCTGCGGGCCGTCTTCACTGCAGACGGGAAGCTGCTCAGCACCGGCTTCAGCAGGATGAGTGAGCGGCAAGTCGCACTCTGGGACCCG AACAACTTCGAAGAGCCGGTGGCCCTGCAGGAGATGGACACAAGCAACGGAGTGTTACTGCCCTTCTACGACCCCGACTCCAGCATCGTCTACTTGTGCGGCAAG GGTGACAGCAGCATCCGGTACTTTGAAATTACGGACGAACCACCCTTCGTGCACTACCTGAACACGTTCAGCAGCAAGGAGCCGCAGCGGGGCATGGGTTTCATGCCCAAGCGGGGACTGGATGTCAGCAAGTGTGAGATCGCTCG GTTCTACAAGTTGCACGAACGAAAGTGTGAACCCATCGTCATGACTGTGCCTCGAAAG TCAGACCTGTTCCAGGACGATCTATACCCGGACACTCCAGGCCCAGAGCCAGCCCTGGAAGCGGATGAATGGATAGCAGGCCAGGACGCCGAGCCTGTGCTCATTTCGCTGAAGGACGGCTACGTGCCCCCCAAGCATCGCGAGCTCCGGGTCACCAAGCGCAACATCCTAGATGTGCGTCCACCCTCCTCTGGCCCCCGACGCAGCCAATCGGCTAGTGACGCCCCCTTGTCG CAGCAGCACACCCTGGAGACGCTCCTGGAGGAGATGAAGGCCCTTCGCGAGCGGGTGCAGGCCCAGGAGGAGCGCATCACGGCTTTGGAGAACATGTTGTGCGAGCTGGTGGACGGCACGGACTAG